The genomic stretch GCTCACCAACGCCAAGTTACTGAGCAGCCCGTCCGATCCCCGCACGAAACGGTATAACACCCTCGATATCCGCAACGGTAAGTACAACGGAATGGGGGGCACGCATTGGTACGATAACCGCTACTATTCCCACCAATATGCCCTGAGCTACGGGGTTTGTCAGGGAGGCGATGACCAACGCGGTGCTTCGTTGCTGACCCTCACCCGCAACATCGCGGGTAGCCCCAAGACCACACAGGACTTTGGCTGGGGACGTCACAACTGGGGCTGGGACTACATCCACCGCACTCTGACTCTGGCGGACTCACAGTGGGTGGGGCCGGACAACAAGATCGTGGATGCCAACGGCAACGAAACTTCCACGTACACACGCACGGGCACCACTCAGGATTCGCTCAAGCGTCTGTCCATGTCCGGCTTGGACCGTGGCCAAGGCAACGCAGGCAAAGCCGATGGCAGCGCTGAATCAGTGAATGATGGCACCATGAAGGAAGCTCTAAAAACCCACCTCGACCAAACTGGTGGCAATGGCACTTCGCACGGTCGCATCGGCCGCCCGTTCCACGCCCAATAATCCATTAGAACAATCACAATCCACGGGGCGCCCCACAAGGGCGCCCTTCTTTTTGGGCACAAAAAAACCGTCCGGCGAGTGGCCGGACGGTGTGAATTAGAGAAGAAGAAATCTAGTTTCCGCCTTCAGTACCCGCTTCGCCGCCAGTTCCCTCGCCGCCTTCACCCGGCACAGGTTGCTGGGCTTCGTCGTTAGCCGGATCTGCCGTTTCTGTTTCTTCGCTGCAACCCACCAAAAGGGGGGATACCGCAAAAATAGCGGCGACCGCAGTCATGATCGTGATTTTTTTCATTTTTTTAGTGTATGTTAATGGATTTCAGTCCAAAGCCCCCGGCACAATGGTGCACGAACGCGACCCCTGCCTAATCATTAAATGCAGGCAAGGCAAGGATTATTCAGGGATGTCCCGCGCGTGCACGTCAGAAAATCACAGAAAATCCGCGGCGTGAGAAATGCGTCCGATGCGTGGAAATCACACGCAAAGAGGAAACGCGTCCTGCTAAAATGCTGGTTTTATGGGGTAAAAACGAGAAAATCAGGGTTGGCATGTGACGTGCTTATGTGGTTTTAGATAATTAATCCGCGCTGGCGGGAACGGGGAGAGTACTCTCGGACTTAAAGCGCACAACCCAACCCAGAAATGGAGAAAACTAAAATGAAGAAAAACCAAAAAGGCTTCACCCTGATCGAACTGCTGGTCGTGATCGCGATCATCGGAATTCTTGCTAGTATGTTGCTTCCCGCCTTGGCTCGCGCCAAAGCAAAAGCCGCTCGCATCAAATGTGTGAACAACCTCAGCAGCATCGGCAAGGCATCCCTCGGATTTAGCCAAGCAAATGACGGCCGTACACCTTGGAACCTGATCCCCAGCCAAACAGCTAACCATTTTGGTTCTGCTGCGAGCGGCACTGCGGGCGCCATCTTTGGCTTGGCCGCAATGAAGAGCGAAGTTCAGACTGCCAAAATCCTGGTTTCCCCTTGCGACGCAGCTCGCACCGCGGACAACGAGGTTCTTCAGAACTACTGGTCGTCGGTGAACACCAAGGGAGGCACAGCCGCAGATGCCCGTCTGTTGCCGCTGCCCCCACTGACGCCCATGGGCACCACGACTGGTATAAGCTACATCTTCTGCCTGGGCGGTGACCATCAACGCCCCGCGACAGTGGTGGCTCTGACTCGTAACCTGGGCACCAACGACGTTGCTGCTGGCAACTGGAGTGGTGCGGATGAGGACGTGATCCCTCCGAACGCGATGGCCGGCTTGAACAAGTCACAAGGCCAGCTCGTGCGGTCTGACGGCAGCGCAAGCCAGTCCACTGACGCCGACCTCGGCGCTTCTGGCAAAGTTGTGAAAGGTCACATCAACGCTCGCGGTGGCACCAGCCCCCTCGGCGCCTCTCGCACCGGCGTGATCCGCTAGTCTGATACACACTAATCACAAGGGCGCCCTCCGGGGCGCCCTTTTTTTGTGGGCGGGATGCCTGATCAACAGAGGGATGGTTGTCCTAATCTTTTGACTTTCGCCCCCCCCTTTTTTAGTTTCCCAATATGTCTCCGCCCGACTTGTTGGAATTGCTGAAGCGTTACTTTGGGTTCGATTCCTTTCGTCCGTTGCAGGAGGAAATTATTCGCACCGCACTCGACGGCCGGGATGCGTTTGTGCTGATGCCCACCGGCGGCGGCAAATCGCTCTGCTACCAACTCCCCGCACTGGCGGGCGACGGGCTCACCATTGTCATCTCGCCGCTGATTGCGTTAATGAAAGATCAGGTGGATGCGTTGCAAACCGCCGGTGCACCCGCCACGTTTCTGAACTCCACGCTCGAAGCCGATGAATCACGCCAACGCATCGCGGGTTTGCATCGCGGTGAATACAGGCTGCTCTACATCGCGCCCGAGCGGTTGATGCTCAGCGGCACGCTGGACATGCTCGAGAGCTGGCGACCGCAATGCATCGCCATCGACGAGGCCCACTGCATCAGCGAATGGGGTCACGACTTCCGCCCCGAATACCGCCGACTCGCCGAACTGCGCCATCGGTTTGGCAACATTCCTATGATGGCGCTCACCGCCACCGCCACCAAGCGCGTTCGTGCGGATATCATCAGCGAGCTGCGCCTCGAAAACCCCGCCCGCTTCGTTGCCAGCTTCAACCGGCCCAATCTCCATTATCGCGTCATTCAGCGGCAGCAACCGGTCCAGCAGGTATTGGCGATCATCAAAAAAAACGAGGGCGAAAGCGGTATCGTATACTGCGGTAGTCGCAAGGGCACCGAGCAACTGGCCGAACGGCTTTTGGAAAACGGCGTGAAGGCGGCGGCATATCATGCGGGGATGGACGCCAAAAAACGCGCGCGCAATCAGGAGGCCTTTATCCACGACAACGTGCAGGTGATTTGCGCGACCATCGCTTTCGGCATGGGCATCGATAAGCCGGACGTCCGGTACGTGATCCATCGCGACCTCCCGAAAAACATTGAAGGCTATTATCAGGAAACCGGCCGCGCCGGTCGTGACGGGTTGCCGGCTGAATGCGTGCTGCTGATGAACCCCGCGGACGTGGCCAAGCAGACCGGGTTCATTGAGGAAAAAACCGACGAGCAGGAACAAGCCATCGCGCGCGCTCAACTGCAGCAAATGGTGCACTATGCCGAAACCCGCGACTGTCGCCGCCGGGAATTGTTAGCATACTTTGACGAACCATTTGCAGAAGTGAATTGCGGCGCATGCGACAACTGCCTCGAACCCAAGGAGACCTTCAACGGCACCGAGGCTGCACAGAAATTTCTCGCGTGTATTTTCCGCGTTCAACAGCACAGCCATTTCAGCGTGGGCATGAATCACATCGCGGACGTGTTGTGCGGTGCGGACACGGAGAAAATTCGCAACTGGGGCCACGAGCAACTGAGCACGCACGGCATTGGCACGGAATTCGGACGCATGGAGTGGAAGACGATTGGCCGCGAATTGGTGCGAATGGGCTACGCCCACCAAACATCCGGACGCATGACCGTGCTGGAACTGACGCCAGAAGGGTCCAACTGGTTGCGCGACCCCAATCGTATGGATCTGGAATTGACCCGCCCCGTCGATTCGAAGCCGGGAAAACCTTCCAAATCTCGCAGAGCAAAAGCGGGCGGGATTGAATGCGACGAGGCGTTATTCGATCAATTGCGGGCGCTGCGTCTTAGCTTAGCCACTGAGCGCGGGGTGCCGCCTTACATCGTTTTTTCGGATGTGGCACTGCGCCAAATGGCACGGGGATATCCAGTGACGCTCGAAACATTCGGTCTCATTCACGGCGTGGGTGATAAAAAGCTGAACGAGTTTGGATCCGTTTTTACCGCAGAGATTCAAAAGTTTTTGGAGGAGAATCCGAGGCGGGAATTTGCCGCGTGAGAGTGGGGGCGCGCTATGCGTATCCCTGCCATAATCATTGTTGCTGCTTTGCCGCGGCGCGTTTGGCGGTGTATGCCTTGAGTAATTCATCAGCGAGGACGCCAAACAAAATCACTAGCCCAAGCACCCCGTATTCCAGCTTGGAAGAAATACCCAGCATCGGCATCGCATTGAAAATGAGCCAAATGACGGCCACGGCAATAATGATGCCGAGCATGGATCCTCTGCCGCCACGCAGGCTGCATCCTCCAAGCACGGCGCCTGCGATGGCGAAGAGTTCATAGAATTCACCGAATGAAGCGGGTTGCACGGCACCGACCTCAAACGCGAACAGTACGCCCGCAATTCCGGCCAACAGGGAGCAAATCACGTAGGCGCCAATCTTCAATGCGTCGGTGCTAATGCCGCTGTAGCGCGCGCCTTCCTCATTATTGCCCAGAGCAAATAGGTAGCGTCCCCAAATGGTGCGATTCAAAACTACTGCGGCTGCGATGCCTATGATGAGCATGAAAAATAGCGGGTGGGGGAGGCTAAAGGAATCCGTGATGGCAAGTTTGCCGCTGAGTAGGTTGGCAGTTTGATTGATTGAGTCGATGTTGGCATAGCCCGGATCGTCCTTGATCGGGATGGGGCCGAGGTCCGAATGGTCGCCCCCAATCCAACGGGCGAGGCTTCGGTAAATCAATAGGCCGCAGAGGGTGACGACAAAGGGTTGGAGCTTAGCTTTGGTAACGAGCAAGCCATGGATGAGGCCGATGAGTGCTGACAGGCCCAGGGTGGAGGCGATGGCCACGCCTGGGCTTAGGCCTTTCACTTTGAGCATCACCGCCAACATCACCGCCACCAATCCCACTAATGATCCGATGGAAAGATCAATGCCTCCGGTAATAATCACAAACGCCACTCCAATGCTCATGATGGCGTAGAGGCTGGACCACTTGATCAGGTTGTGCATGTTGAATGCATTGAGAAAATCGTGATTCATGACTGCGGTGATCACGAAGATGAGGAAGAACAATCCAATAATGCCAAGGGTGTTTTTTTTCATCGGGTCAGGCTGCGAGTGCGGTGCCGGTGGCAAGCTGCATGATAGATTCCTCGCTGAGTTGGTTGCGGTTGAGTTCGCCGGCGAGGCGGCCTTCGTGCATGACGAGTGCGCGGTCAGCCATGCCGAGGACTTCCTCCATTTCGCTGGAGACAAATAGGATGGCTACGCCGTCGGCGGCGAGTTGTTCCATGAGTCGGTAAATCTCGCGCTTGGCACCCACGTCGATTCCGCGGGTGGGTTCGTCGAGCAACAGCACGCGCGGTTTGAGTGTGAGCCATTTGCCGAGCACGACTTTTTGTTGGTTGCCGCCGGAGAGATACACGGTGGCTTGGTCGAGGGTGGGGGTTTTGATGGCGAGCTGTTCGACGGCTTCGGTGGCGACTGTTTCCTCAGCATCAAAATTGAGCAGGCCGTTTTTCTGATCACGCTCGAGGCTAGCGAGGCTGGCATTTTCGCGTACGGCCATTTGCAAAATGAGGCCGTGTTGTTTGCGGTCTTCGGGTGCGAGGGCGAGTCCGGCGCGGATGGCTTCGTGCGGATTGCGAGGGGCAAAGGGTTCGCCTGCCACTCGCATTTGGCCGCCCACGGCAGGGGTAACGCCAAAGAGGGTTTGCAGCAATTCAGTGCGGCCCGAGCCGACCAGGCCGGCGATGCCCACGATTTCGCCGGCGCGTAGTTGCAAGGAAATTTCACAGTGCGGGTGCGCGGGGGTGCGTACGGCTTCGAGCTCCAACACGAGGTCGCCGGGGTCGTGTTGTTTGCGGTCGTAAAACTGATCGAGATCGCGGCCCACCATGAGCCGCACCATGGCATCGTGGTTGATTTCTTCGCGGCTCAGTTCACCGGCAATTTCGCCATCGCGCAGCACAAGGACGCGGTCGGCCAATTCCTTAACCTCACCAAGCCGGTGGGAAATATAAATGACGCTGATGCCCTGCGCACGCAGGTCGTGGACGACTTCGAAGAGGGTTTCGGTTTCGTGTTGCGAAAGGCTGCTGGTGGGTTCATCCATAATCAGCACGCGCGCATTGCAGGAAAGGGCCTTGGCGATTTCAACGAGTTGCTGGCGGCCGATGGGCAAATCGCCCACGAGCGTGTCGGGCGCAAGGTTTAGCCCAACGCGTTGAAGATATTGGGCGGCCTGGGCTTGGAGCTCAGTGTGATTGATAAAGCCGAATTGGTGCAGCTCCCGGCCGAGAAAAATATTGGCGGCGAGGTCGAGATTGGCAGCGAGGTTTAACTCCTGGTGAATGAGCGCCACGCCTTGTGCGAGCGCGTCGCGCACGTTTCGAAATTGGATGGGGTGATCATCGATCAGGATTTCGCCGGTGTCCGCAGGCTGCACGCCGGCGAGGATTTTCATGAGCGTACTTTTGCCTGCTCCATTTTCGCCGATCACTGCGAGCACTTCACCATGGGCGAGGGTGAGGCGCGCTTTGTGCAAGGCGCGCACGCCGGGGAAGTGTTTGCTCAAACCCCGAACCTCCAGTAGTGGTGTTGCCGGGGGCACCATGCTTATTGTTTGCCCAGCTTGGCCATTTCTTTTTTTGTTTTCCAAAACTCATCCACGTTGTCTTTGGTGATTACCAGAAACGGGACTTCAAGAAATGTGTCCGCGGGGGTGTTGCCGTCGAGGATGCTCTTGAGCATCTTCACCGATTCGTAGCCGTATTTCCACGGCTGCTGGCTGATGGTGCCGTAGGCGGTCCCATCTTTGATGGCTTGCAGCATCGCATCGGGTTCATCGAATCCGCAAACTTGGATTTTGCCGGTCATTCCGGCTTCCTGAATGGCGGCCAGACAGGCCGGCGGGTTGTAGGCAAAAAGGCCGACCATGCACTTGAGGTTTTTGTGTTTGGCAATGGCGCTCTCGGCGTTGCTCTTGGCTTTGGCTTTATTAAAATCATCGGTGCGTGTTTCGAGGATCGTATATTTGGATTCGTTGGCGGTGAGGTTTTTGGCATCCTCCGCATCAAATTTTACAGAGCCCAGTTTTTGTTCCGGTTTGCCAAGCAATTCATCAATGACCCCTTGGCGTCGTTGGCGGGCATTAAGTTGTTCAAGGCGACCGACCAAGATGAAAACTTCGCCGCCCTCTGGGATGGCATCTTTGACCAGCTTCCCCAATGCACGGCCGGCCAGATAGTTGTTGGTGCCGATGTAAACCAAACGGTCACTGTCAGGCGCATCCGCATCCTGGGTAATGAGTTTGGTGTTTTTGGCAACGTCATTCAGGAACCGTGTTTGGTTTGCCGCATCAATGGGGCTGATGGCAATGCCGTTCACGCCCTTGGCGATGAGCGATTCCATGATGCGCTTTTGATCCACCACCCCCTTGGTGGGCATATGTACTTCGCATTTGATTTTAAATTCCGTTTCCGCAATGCGCACGCCCGCGGCACACAGATCCCAGAACGGATCCACTCCATTGGTTACATAAGCGATGGTAATGGGTTTTGAGTCAGTTGATTTTCCGCAACCCCAGCCCCACAACAGGGCCGAGGCACACGCGAACGCGATGAGGCAACGGGTGGTTTTCATGGGCGGGAGTGTTCACCCAAGCGGCGCGGGCGTAAAGAAAAATTGAATCTAACGCAGCGGTTTGCCGGGGAGGGCTTTGCCGTTGGTATTGAGGATTTGGAAATGTCGGATGGCCGGGCGGTTGGGCTGGGAATAGGTCCACACCGATTGCTTGGCGCGGTTGACTTCCACCAGTTGCGCGGTGGCACGGCCGGGGCGGTGGGTGGCAAAAACGAGGTTGCCGTTGGGCAAATACTGGATGCCCGAATGCAAATCCAACATCCGCGCACCTTGGAAATCCCGATTGGTGAGCTTCCACGTTACCTTGCCCGTGCGATCCACCTCGAGAATGCATTTGCCGGTGGTGCAGGCGATGAGCGTGTGTTGGTTGGGCAGGCGCAATGCGCAGAATGGGTTGCCGTCAGTTTTCTTTTTCCAAACCACGTTGCCTTGGGCGGTGTATTCTCGCACCACCTTGTCGGCCGGTTGCGGCACGAGATAGTTTCCATTGGCGAGTTTGCGCACGGTGCCGATTTGTTGCTGCGGATCCTTGGCGGCAGATTGCAAAGCAATCTTAACGAGCGTGCGTCCATTGGTGTCCACCTCCAACACGCACGGCTTGGGGCCGCCTTCGGCTATAAGATATCGGCCTTCGGCAGTGCGTTGGGCGGTGTTCACGGTTAGTTGTTTGCCGCGATATTCAAATTGCACCTGGCCGCCGCGGGTGACTTCCACCACGCCGCCGCCGTAATTTTTCCCGCTGGCCAATACGAGCAAAACATTTCCATTCTGAAGCATCCAACCATCGCTCGTGGGGCGGGGGTAACGCCAGACGATGCGGTCGGTGTGGGAGACAATATACGTTTCCGCGCCGGTCGCGAGGAACGCGTGGCGGACACCGTGCGCAGATTGTTGGGCGGCCGGGGCGGAATAAAAAAAGCCCCCCGCCATCAATCCCGCAATGAGGATTTGGCTTGGACGCATTAGAGGTTAACAGTGCGTTGGGGCGGGGAAGTTACCGAATGATTGGCGGTTGTCGAATTAAAATGTGCAGAAATTAAAAAAAAGTGATACGTACACGGATCAAAGTTGCCCCGCTGCGCGCTGCCCTTTGCCTTTACGGTTGGTATCGCCCAGCTCGTTGCGCATGGCCTCCCCGAGTGCCTGCAGTCGGGTGACCACTTCGGGGTGGTTTGCTTTCACATCCGTGGTTTCGCCGATGTCTTTTTCCAAATCAAATAGCGCCAGCCCGATTTTTGCCGCAGCGTATCGCGTTGGAATTCCATTTTTGCCGCCAGGTTTGCCGGCCATCGTGCGGTAGCCGTGCGGGAAATGCAGTTTCCATTTGCCCATCCGAACCGCTTGCAACTGGGGCCCGTAATAAAAAAAATACGCTTCCTGCGGGCTCTGGTCATCGGTGCCGGTTACGAGGTTCACGATGCTTTTGCCGTCGATTTTTTGCCTGGGCAATTTGGCGCCGATGAGTTCGGCCACCGTCGGCAAAATATCAATCGTCATCGCGGGCGTTGTGCAAACGCTGCCGGCGGGGACCGTGCCGGGCCACCACATCAGCGTGCTCTCACGGCAGCCACCATCGAACATCGTCCCCTTGCCCTCGCGCAGCGGCCCGGCCGAACCGGCGTGGTCGCCGTAACTGAGCCATGGACCGTTGTCGCTGGTGAAAATGACGAGCGTGTTTTTGTCGAGTTGGTGCTTGCGTAACGTGCCGAGGATTTGGCCCACGCTCCAGTCCACCTCCATCATGACGTCGCCAAACAAACCGGCTTTGCTTTTGCCTTTGAATTTTTCGGAAACATAAAGCGGCACATGCACCATCGAGTGCGGCACATAGAGGAAGAATGGGCGGTCTTTGTTGTTCTCAATGAACGAAACGGCGCGTTCGGTGTATTGGGTGGTGAGCTGCTCCTGATCTTTGCCGGTGACACGGGGATTGATGACCGCGTTGCCGTCGATCAGCGGCAGATGCGTCCAGCGCTTCAGCCGTTCTTCCATCGGCAGATGCATCACGCCCGGGTGGTAAGGCCACATATCATTCGAGTACGGCAGGCCAAAGTAATCATCGAAGCCGTGCTGCAAGGGTAGAAACTTTTGGTGATGGCCGAGATGCCATTTGCCGTAACAGGCGGTGGCGTAGTTTTTTTGTTTGCAGAGTTCGGCGATCGTCAATTCGTTGGGATTGATGCCGTGCCGCGCCTTGGGCCCAAGTGCGCCGAGGATGCCCACGCGCACATTGTAGCAGCCCGTGAGCAGTCCCGCGCGGGACGCGCTGCAGACGGCTTGGGTCACATAAAAATCCGTGAACTTCCTTCCCTCCCTTGCCATTTGGTCGAGGTGGGGGGTGGGATAATTTTTAGCACCAAAGGGCCCGATATCCGCATAGCCCATATCATCGATGAAAATGATGACGACGTTGGTGGGGGGCTTGCGGGTTTCAGCCAGAAGCGAAAACCCAAACAATCCGATGAGGGCAAAAAGTAGAGTGCGCATAATCGTTACGGTTGCGCAAAAGGTAACGGGTGGGACAGGCGTGTCAACGCCGCGACTAGCGTTTTTTCTTTCTCATCCGGGCCCGAGCGGCGGCGGCTTCTGCTGCAGAGGCGTGGGCGGCTTCGGCGGCAGCCTTGCGTTGGCGTTCCACTTCTTCCTGTTCGGCCTTGTGCTTGAGCCCCTGCAAAGCCGCAAGGCCAATGCAGCAGCCGACCAGCAACGTAAACTCCCAATCCATGCCCGCCAAGCGCGCGGCATACATCATTCCAATCGTCGCAAAGGCGGATAGAATGTTGGCGTTGGCGTTCATGGGGATTGCTCTATCACCCGGTCCATATTTTGGCAACATCTATCACTCAAATAGTTACCCTCTGACTCAGGTTGTGCTGGAGCGGTTCCGGAGGTAAACTAACGGCATGAGCATGACGGTCTGTGCGGAGTGCGGTGATCCACTGAGCACCACGGCGGCGGCGTGCCCGCACTGTGGCGCGCCGGCGGCGGTGGCTTTGCGCGTACCCGCGGCGGTGCCGACGGATTGGCCGGAGGCGTTGGAAGCGGCGGTGCGCGCGTCGCTGCAATGGCCGGAGGGGCAATTGACGGCGGAATGTCTGGCGCGGGTGGAATCGGTGAAACTGGATGAAACGGAAGCGGAGGACCTTACCCATTGGGTGGCGGGATTGCGCTGCCTACCTGCGCTGAAAATGCTGGGCTTCTCGCGCGCGGGCATTGCCGACGCGGGTCCGTTGCGTGAATTGGTGGGCTTGCGGTATTTGTATTTGGAAAAAAACCACGTCACGGATCTTTCGCCGTTGTATGAATTGAAAGCGCTTAGGCAATTGTGGCTGTACGGCAACCCGCTCGAACCGGCGGCGGTGGCGGCATTGGAAAAGGCGCTGCCGAAGTGCGAGGTGTTTATTTGAGCTTGAGTCTGAGCTTGAGATTGGAGATTTTTTCCAGTAAGGTATCACTGTTTTCGTTAGTTGCACCAAGGTATCCACACGCGCAATAATGCAAATCTATCTTTTCCTTAACGGCGAACAAGTTGGGCCGTACACTTCGGAACAAATTCAGGGTATGCTGGCAAGCGGCGCGGTGACGCCGGAGACCATGGCGTGGTACGAGGGCTTGCCGGAATGGACGCCGGTGACGCAGGTGGTGCAACCGACGGCGGGCGTTAGCGGGCCGGAGGATATTGTGATCGAAGGCGGGCCGCCTCAGCTTGCCGATGGCGGTGGCGGTGAAGTAGTGTTGAGCGTACAGCATCAGGCGGAGTATTCGCGCGGGCAGTTGTTGTTGCGGACTTTCTTGGGGGTCTTTTACTTGATTTTGCCGCATGCGGTTTGCCTGATGTTTTTGGGTCTTGCCGCCAATGTCTGTTCGCTGATCGCTTGGTTCGCGATTTTGTTTACGGGAAGTTATCCGGCGGGGATTTATAATTTTGTGGTGAGCGTGCATCAGTGGTCAATGCGCTGGATGGCGCGGGTTGGAAATTTGATGGACGGTTATCCGGCGTTCGGGATGGGGAATAAAGGCGATGGCGTGAGTTTGGAGATTGCGCGTCCGGCAACGTCCAGTGCGGCTGCATTGTGTGCTGCGAATTTTTGCAGGAATTTACGTGGGCGTTCCGCATGGGATTTGCCTGTTCTTTCGGCAAATCGCCGGTTACGTGCTGCTCGTGGTGGCGTGGTTTGCGGTGCTGTTTACGGGGAGATACCCGAAGGGGATGCACGATTTTCAGGTGGGCAACATCCGTTGGGGATTGCGCGTGATGGCGTACATCACGATGTTGACCGACCGGTACCCGCCATTCAGCGGGAAACCTTAATTGGCTTTGGACCGCAATGCGGCGCGCGCGGTTTCGGGGCAGCGCAGCGGGATGCCGGCGAGGTGGCGGTAAAGGGTGGCGGCTTTCATTTTGTCGCCTTTCTGATAGAGCGCATCGGCTTCCTTCAACATTTCCGGGGCGGGGCGAATCCACTTTAGTTTTTTTGCCGCGTCGCGGGCTTGTTTGATTTCGGCGGCGTTCAACGTCCAGCCTGAAGTGCCGCTGGCCATGAGGTTGGTGACTTCCTGTCGGTGCCGCAGCGTGAGGGCGTGGCCGAGTTCGTGCGAGGTGACGCGCGGGAGGGGCTCGCCCACGCCGCCTTCCACGGTGCGCAGGCGGGCCATATCTTTGACGAACATCCCATCGCCGCCAATGTACACGCCGTTGGCGAGGAAACGTTTGATGTAATAGATGTGAAAACAATCGGCCTTGCGGCTGGCCTTGGGGCGGATGGCGAGCAGCCAGCGGAGCTGACGGGATTTATGGTTTTGGCGATAGGCGTTGGGGTTGGCGGCCGGTTCGGTGAGGATGGATTCGAATGCAAAGTGCACGCCGGCGTGGCCCCAGATGCGGTTGACCTTTTCAAAAATGCGATGGAGATCTTTTTCCTCCAGCGTGGTGGTGAGGTTGAGCTCGCCGGGAGTCACCAACCGATGCACACGCAACGGCGCCACGAGATAGTCATCAAAAGGCGTTTTCGGCGCCTGAACCTCCCCGCGCAACTGAGGCGCGGCGAGCAGAAAAATCACGGCGAGCGTGCGGTGCATGGATGTGTGTACTGCGAGTGTGTGGATTGTCCAAGCTCGAATTGCCCTCACTCAGGCTGAGCGATCTTCAATATGAGCCCACAGCAAATCGGATAGGTCGCCGCTGATTATATGATTGCCCGGGTTTGCTTTTAATTCAAATTCTTCGCCTGTATCTCCAAAATAGGTCGAACCATCAATCACGGCAAAAATTGTGGATAATGCGTCCACAGAAACCGTCCCCATAATTTCCAACAGGACGGCTCGCTGTTCCTCGTTCAGCGATTGATACAAGGCAAACGCCCGCCGCATTTGCGGATCCTGATTTCCCTTTGGCATCGTGGAAGCGTACATCTCGCGATATTGCTTTGCCATATCCTCCACCACATAAGTGTGGACCCGGGCAATGAATTCTTCTTTTGTCATTGGGGTAGGTATTTGGCTTTATTTTCGCCAGTGGGGGTAGCGTTTGGCGAATTCTTCCCAAATTTGGTTAATGGTGTGGGAATAATGCCGCCGACTCTTTCTGACGAGTTTACCGTACGCCAGATTTTTCAGGTTGAACAATGGCGTCATATCCCCATCCAAAATATTGGTGGAGCCGTGAAAGAAAATTCCCTTTAAATTAGTCAATCCGGCAATGGGATTCAAAGATTCGATTTCTCCACAACTGGAAAATGTCAATTTTTCCAACCAATGCATTTCACGAACAGGTTCCAAGTTTTTCAACTTGTGGCAACACGCAAGATCTAGAATAGTCAATTTGTCCAAGTGCTGAATTCCTTCGATCGATTCGAGCTTTCGCATCCAAGCAAGATTCAAGCGACGGAGTTTTGTTAAATTTTCAATCCCTTCAAGGCTGGGGATGGGGGCACTGTTTATGTACAGGTTTTCTAGATGTACTAGCTTGGCGTGTTGCTTGAAATCACGGTTCTTGCTGCCTTGCGTTGAAAGCTGCTTGAGTCTCATGCAGCCGAACACGGATTCGAAGCCTTTGTGCCAGCGGGAGAGGCTGCATTTTTCCAGCAGGGGAAATCGTGAAAAATCGATGGGAGTCTTATTCACCCAAGGATCCAGATGAAACTCGCGCAATTTAGAAAGACAATGTACTGCGTCCAACGATTCGACTGGATAGGGAAATAAAGC from Limisphaerales bacterium encodes the following:
- a CDS encoding sugar-binding protein, translated to MKTTRCLIAFACASALLWGWGCGKSTDSKPITIAYVTNGVDPFWDLCAAGVRIAETEFKIKCEVHMPTKGVVDQKRIMESLIAKGVNGIAISPIDAANQTRFLNDVAKNTKLITQDADAPDSDRLVYIGTNNYLAGRALGKLVKDAIPEGGEVFILVGRLEQLNARQRRQGVIDELLGKPEQKLGSVKFDAEDAKNLTANESKYTILETRTDDFNKAKAKSNAESAIAKHKNLKCMVGLFAYNPPACLAAIQEAGMTGKIQVCGFDEPDAMLQAIKDGTAYGTISQQPWKYGYESVKMLKSILDGNTPADTFLEVPFLVITKDNVDEFWKTKKEMAKLGKQ
- a CDS encoding sulfatase, with translation MRTLLFALIGLFGFSLLAETRKPPTNVVIIFIDDMGYADIGPFGAKNYPTPHLDQMAREGRKFTDFYVTQAVCSASRAGLLTGCYNVRVGILGALGPKARHGINPNELTIAELCKQKNYATACYGKWHLGHHQKFLPLQHGFDDYFGLPYSNDMWPYHPGVMHLPMEERLKRWTHLPLIDGNAVINPRVTGKDQEQLTTQYTERAVSFIENNKDRPFFLYVPHSMVHVPLYVSEKFKGKSKAGLFGDVMMEVDWSVGQILGTLRKHQLDKNTLVIFTSDNGPWLSYGDHAGSAGPLREGKGTMFDGGCRESTLMWWPGTVPAGSVCTTPAMTIDILPTVAELIGAKLPRQKIDGKSIVNLVTGTDDQSPQEAYFFYYGPQLQAVRMGKWKLHFPHGYRTMAGKPGGKNGIPTRYAAAKIGLALFDLEKDIGETTDVKANHPEVVTRLQALGEAMRNELGDTNRKGKGQRAAGQL
- a CDS encoding leucine-rich repeat domain-containing protein, whose translation is MSMTVCAECGDPLSTTAAACPHCGAPAAVALRVPAAVPTDWPEALEAAVRASLQWPEGQLTAECLARVESVKLDETEAEDLTHWVAGLRCLPALKMLGFSRAGIADAGPLRELVGLRYLYLEKNHVTDLSPLYELKALRQLWLYGNPLEPAAVAALEKALPKCEVFI
- a CDS encoding DUF4389 domain-containing protein, with translation MRVRQRPVRLHCVLRIFAGIYVGVPHGICLFFRQIAGYVLLVVAWFAVLFTGRYPKGMHDFQVGNIRWGLRVMAYITMLTDRYPPFSGKP